The Micromonospora sp. NBC_01740 genome includes a window with the following:
- a CDS encoding low temperature requirement protein A — protein sequence MTDERGGRLLRPEDSSPRATFLELFFDLVFVFALTRVSLRLVEGTGGSGGMLLAEIGRTGVLFLALWLLWSITTWVTSRYEPEQPVIQFVVVGTMFGAMVMAVALPRAFEDRAASFVLAYLAVMLVRPLIIATALRRHPRRTVPLRLFAWAAAGAVPWLTGAVGPEELRLPLWALAVVVDFAGLLLGWPLPRLGPARTAGWLIAGEHLADRYQQIFLISLGETILVIGLTYSGTEFSADRAGAFATAFATTALLWRIYFHRAGHLLAEALRVARSPGRLGTSASSTHLVIVVGVLSTAVGYELVIVHPHGRTDPTWLVFVVGGPAIFLAARARFEYEIFGRVSRSRVAGLLVLLLLGPALTLVSPMVALALVAVVLAGVASADARRSRGRPPEPAASPLGHGGTGGGEFPAP from the coding sequence ATGACGGACGAACGCGGCGGGCGGTTGCTGCGGCCGGAGGACAGCTCGCCCCGGGCCACCTTCCTGGAGCTCTTCTTCGACCTGGTCTTCGTCTTCGCGCTGACCCGGGTCTCGCTGCGCCTGGTCGAGGGCACCGGAGGCTCCGGCGGGATGCTGCTGGCCGAGATCGGGCGCACGGGCGTGCTCTTCCTGGCCCTGTGGCTGCTCTGGTCGATCACCACCTGGGTCACCAGCCGGTACGAGCCGGAGCAGCCGGTGATCCAGTTCGTCGTGGTCGGGACGATGTTCGGCGCCATGGTGATGGCCGTGGCGTTGCCCCGGGCGTTCGAGGACCGGGCTGCCTCGTTCGTGTTGGCGTACCTGGCGGTGATGCTCGTCCGGCCTCTGATCATCGCCACGGCCCTGCGCCGCCATCCGCGCCGCACGGTCCCGCTGCGGCTCTTCGCCTGGGCCGCCGCGGGGGCCGTGCCGTGGCTGACCGGGGCGGTCGGGCCGGAGGAGCTGCGCCTGCCGCTCTGGGCGCTCGCCGTGGTCGTCGACTTCGCCGGCCTGCTGCTCGGCTGGCCGCTGCCCCGGCTGGGCCCGGCGCGCACCGCCGGCTGGCTGATCGCCGGTGAGCACCTGGCCGACCGGTACCAGCAGATCTTCCTCATCTCGCTGGGGGAGACCATCCTGGTCATCGGGCTGACGTACAGCGGCACGGAGTTCAGCGCCGACCGGGCCGGCGCCTTCGCGACCGCCTTCGCCACCACGGCGCTGCTCTGGCGGATCTACTTCCACCGGGCGGGGCACCTGCTCGCCGAGGCGCTGCGGGTGGCCCGGTCGCCCGGGCGGCTGGGCACCTCCGCCAGCAGCACCCATCTGGTCATCGTGGTCGGCGTGCTGAGCACCGCCGTCGGTTACGAACTGGTGATCGTGCACCCGCACGGCCGGACCGACCCGACCTGGCTGGTCTTCGTCGTCGGCGGCCCGGCGATCTTCCTGGCGGCCCGGGCCCGCTTCGAGTACGAGATATTCGGCCGGGTGTCCCGGTCCCGGGTGGCGGGCCTGCTGGTGTTGCTCCTGCTGGGCCCGGCGCTCACCCTGGTGTCACCGATGGTGGCCCTGGCGCTGGTCGCCGTGGTGTTGGCGGGGGTGGCGTCCGCCGACGCGCGGCGCAGCAGGGGCCGCCCGCCCGAGCCGGCCGCGTCGCCGCTCGGGCACGGCGGGACCGGTGGCGGCGAGTTTCCCGCGCCGTGA
- the dtd gene encoding D-aminoacyl-tRNA deacylase — translation MRAVVQTVGRAAVTVDGEVVGAIDDGLLVLLGVTHTDTVETARTMARKVYELRILDEERSAADTGAPVLVVSQFTLYGDARKGRRPSWTAAAPAEVAEPLVTEVVTALRTRGAKVETGRFRAHMLVESVNVGPRTVLLDI, via the coding sequence ATGCGGGCCGTGGTGCAGACCGTCGGCCGGGCCGCCGTGACGGTCGACGGCGAGGTGGTCGGCGCGATCGACGACGGGCTGCTGGTGCTGCTCGGGGTGACCCACACCGACACCGTCGAGACCGCCCGGACCATGGCCCGCAAGGTGTACGAGCTGCGAATCCTCGACGAGGAACGGTCCGCTGCGGACACCGGCGCGCCGGTCCTGGTGGTCAGCCAGTTCACCCTCTACGGCGACGCCCGCAAGGGTCGCCGTCCGAGCTGGACCGCGGCGGCACCGGCCGAGGTCGCGGAGCCCCTGGTGACGGAGGTCGTGACGGCGCTGCGCACCCGGGGCGCCAAGGTGGAGACCGGCCGCTTCCGCGCCCACATGCTGGTCGAGAGCGTCAACGTCGGCCCCCGCACGGTGCTGCTCGACATCTGA
- a CDS encoding TrmB family transcriptional regulator: MLGALGLSPEDEAVYGLLVRRGQSGPAELGDALRRPAAAVEAVLSQLTAYGLVKRGPDGQFSVAPPAVALGALISEQRGALHNAELALVRLAEEYRSSIAGRTIDELIEVVSGVDAVRHRFAQVQHAARTQVRSFVTTPFIAVPPGANAVESTAVGQGVRFRVVIDRPTLAEPGVVTETLESLRDGVEVRVVDHLPIKLVLADAELALVPLTATPGGEPGAVLLHRTGLLAAMDALFEIVWRHAHPLDSSALTAPAGDDADSQAADGPTELDRKIMALLLAGLTDPVVAAQLDLSLRTLQRRLRHLMDLAGVQTRMQLGWHAARHGWA; the protein is encoded by the coding sequence ATGCTGGGCGCGTTGGGGCTGAGCCCCGAGGACGAGGCGGTCTACGGCCTGCTGGTCCGGCGGGGCCAGTCCGGCCCGGCCGAGTTGGGCGACGCCCTGCGGAGGCCCGCCGCGGCGGTCGAGGCGGTGCTCTCGCAACTGACCGCGTACGGCCTGGTGAAGCGCGGCCCGGACGGGCAGTTCTCGGTGGCGCCGCCCGCCGTCGCGCTCGGGGCGCTGATCAGCGAGCAACGGGGCGCCCTGCACAACGCGGAACTCGCGCTGGTCAGGCTCGCCGAGGAGTACCGCTCGTCGATCGCGGGGCGCACCATCGACGAGCTGATCGAGGTGGTCAGCGGCGTCGACGCCGTCCGGCACCGGTTCGCGCAGGTGCAGCACGCCGCCCGCACGCAGGTGCGCAGCTTCGTCACCACCCCGTTCATCGCCGTACCGCCGGGCGCCAACGCGGTGGAGTCGACGGCGGTCGGCCAGGGGGTGCGCTTCCGCGTCGTGATCGACCGGCCGACACTGGCCGAACCGGGGGTGGTCACCGAGACGCTGGAGTCGCTGCGCGACGGCGTCGAGGTGCGGGTGGTCGACCACCTGCCGATCAAGCTGGTCCTGGCCGACGCGGAACTGGCCCTGGTGCCGTTGACCGCCACGCCCGGCGGCGAGCCCGGCGCGGTGCTGCTACACCGCACCGGGCTGCTGGCGGCGATGGACGCGCTGTTCGAGATCGTCTGGCGGCACGCCCACCCGCTCGACTCCTCGGCGCTGACCGCCCCCGCCGGCGACGACGCCGACAGCCAGGCCGCCGACGGTCCCACCGAACTCGACCGGAAGATCATGGCGCTGCTGCTGGCCGGGCTCACCGACCCGGTCGTCGCCGCCCAGCTCGACCTGTCGTTGCGGACCCTCCAGCGGCGCCTGCGCCACCTCATGGACCTCGCGGGGGTGCAGACCCGGATGCAGCTCGGCTGGCACGCCGCGCGGCACGGCTGGGCCTGA
- a CDS encoding VOC family protein, with protein MNWTLEVVVVPVSDVDRAKAFYADRLGFAVDHDTTFGDDARIVQLTPPGSGCSIVIGRGPLPEMPPGSLRGLQLVVPDLRRARAELVERGVEVSEIQVLGENPRPVPDPLDNVGFVHFADPDGNAWSVQQISDRAA; from the coding sequence ATGAACTGGACCCTGGAAGTGGTGGTCGTGCCGGTCTCCGACGTGGACCGGGCCAAGGCGTTCTACGCCGACCGGCTCGGCTTCGCCGTCGACCACGACACGACGTTCGGCGACGACGCGCGGATCGTGCAGTTGACCCCGCCCGGCTCAGGCTGCTCGATCGTGATCGGCAGGGGGCCGCTGCCCGAGATGCCACCCGGCTCGCTCAGGGGCCTCCAGCTCGTCGTGCCCGACCTGCGCCGGGCGCGGGCGGAGCTGGTCGAGCGCGGCGTCGAGGTCAGCGAGATCCAGGTGCTCGGCGAGAATCCGCGCCCGGTGCCGGACCCGTTGGACAACGTCGGCTTCGTCCACTTCGCCGACCCCGACGGCAACGCCTGGTCGGTGCAGCAGATCTCCGACCGGGCGGCCTGA
- a CDS encoding HhH-GPD-type base excision DNA repair protein encodes MTLALPIDPEANELVNRDPLALLLGMVLDQQVPMEKAFSSPYVLAQRLGRDLDARELADHDPEALVALFARPPALHRFPKAMAARVQEVCRALVDRYDGDAAGLWSDVGDGRELLRRVGELPGFGRQKAQIFVALLGKRFGVTPKDWREAAGDYGDPDAHRSVADVTDADSLRRVREYKQQMKAAAKAKSTGG; translated from the coding sequence ATGACGCTCGCACTGCCCATCGACCCCGAGGCCAACGAACTCGTCAACCGGGATCCGCTGGCCCTGTTGCTGGGGATGGTCCTCGACCAGCAGGTGCCGATGGAGAAGGCGTTCTCCTCGCCGTACGTGCTGGCGCAGCGCCTCGGGCGCGACCTGGACGCCCGGGAGTTGGCCGACCACGACCCGGAGGCGCTGGTCGCCCTGTTCGCCCGGCCACCGGCGCTGCACCGGTTCCCGAAGGCGATGGCGGCCCGGGTGCAGGAGGTGTGCCGGGCCCTCGTCGACCGGTACGACGGCGACGCCGCCGGGCTCTGGTCGGACGTGGGCGACGGCCGGGAGCTGCTGCGCCGGGTCGGTGAGCTGCCCGGCTTCGGCAGGCAGAAGGCGCAGATCTTCGTCGCGCTGCTCGGCAAGCGGTTCGGGGTCACGCCGAAGGACTGGCGGGAGGCGGCCGGCGACTACGGCGACCCGGACGCCCACCGGTCGGTGGCCGACGTCACCGACGCGGACTCGCTGCGCCGGGTGCGCGAGTACAAGCAGCAGATGAAGGCGGCGGCGAAGGCGAAGTCCACCGGGGGCTGA
- a CDS encoding DUF7782 domain-containing protein has translation MDGHDMLLSPAGVEALRTALTRAGFTSNGIATRLGPQATGGVARNDFRAALRATEDRDPLGTLIRVFVCEQTEPEAAVAAALAPLSLAEALAGGLVERHGDGLRMGVDLEPYGDEWWVLADVPASARPGRPLHAEHVLGIGGATQTLIGATVRRPVEAALDLGTGSGVQALHLASHARRVTATDLSARALRFAATTAALNGQDWELLRGDMVAPVAGRRFDLVVSNPPFVVGPGTTTHVYRDSGRVGDAIGAELAAAAPGLLTEGGTMQYLANWVHVAGEDWGERVTGWFAGTGLDAWVIQREVADPMAYVNLWLTDVGEAADPRRMADWLDWFDAHKVEAVGFGIVSLRRSGHDDPIVRVEDLRQRVEAPLGDRVDTWFDRQDWLRARDTDGLLAARFRAAEGLQLRQEATMGDEGWAVDRQVLAMPHGLRWTEEIDPLVLALVGGADGRLALRDQLALLAAAHDVTPGELAEAAGPIVAHLVERGFIEPVTD, from the coding sequence GTGGACGGACACGACATGTTGCTCTCCCCCGCCGGCGTCGAGGCGCTACGGACCGCGTTGACGCGGGCCGGGTTCACCTCGAACGGCATCGCCACCCGGCTCGGCCCGCAGGCCACCGGCGGGGTGGCCCGCAACGACTTCCGGGCCGCGCTGCGCGCCACCGAGGACCGCGACCCGCTCGGCACCCTGATCCGGGTGTTCGTCTGCGAGCAGACCGAGCCGGAGGCCGCCGTGGCCGCCGCGCTGGCGCCGCTGTCGCTGGCCGAGGCGCTCGCCGGGGGCCTGGTCGAGCGGCACGGCGACGGGTTGCGGATGGGCGTGGACCTGGAGCCGTACGGGGACGAGTGGTGGGTGCTCGCCGACGTGCCCGCCAGTGCCCGGCCCGGCCGCCCGCTGCACGCCGAGCACGTGCTCGGCATCGGCGGGGCGACGCAGACGCTGATCGGCGCGACCGTCCGCCGGCCCGTCGAGGCCGCGCTGGACCTGGGCACCGGGTCCGGCGTGCAGGCCCTGCACCTGGCCAGCCACGCGCGGCGGGTCACCGCCACCGACCTGTCGGCGCGGGCGCTGCGCTTCGCCGCCACCACCGCCGCGCTCAACGGCCAGGACTGGGAACTCCTCCGCGGTGACATGGTCGCCCCCGTCGCCGGGCGGCGCTTCGACCTGGTGGTGAGCAACCCGCCGTTCGTGGTGGGCCCCGGCACCACCACGCACGTCTACCGCGACTCGGGGCGGGTCGGCGACGCGATCGGCGCGGAACTGGCCGCCGCCGCGCCGGGCCTGCTCACCGAGGGCGGCACCATGCAGTACCTGGCCAACTGGGTGCACGTCGCCGGGGAGGACTGGGGCGAGCGGGTGACCGGCTGGTTCGCCGGCACGGGGCTGGACGCCTGGGTCATCCAGCGTGAGGTGGCCGACCCGATGGCGTACGTCAACCTGTGGCTCACCGATGTCGGCGAGGCGGCCGACCCGCGCCGGATGGCGGACTGGCTGGACTGGTTCGACGCGCACAAGGTGGAGGCGGTCGGCTTCGGCATCGTCTCGCTGCGCCGCTCGGGCCACGACGACCCGATCGTGCGGGTGGAGGACCTGCGCCAGCGGGTGGAGGCGCCGCTCGGCGACCGGGTCGACACGTGGTTCGACCGCCAGGACTGGCTGCGCGCCCGCGACACCGACGGGCTGCTCGCCGCCCGCTTCCGGGCCGCCGAGGGCCTCCAGCTGCGGCAGGAGGCCACCATGGGCGACGAGGGCTGGGCGGTGGACCGGCAGGTGCTGGCCATGCCGCACGGCCTGCGCTGGACCGAGGAGATCGACCCGCTCGTCCTGGCCCTGGTCGGCGGGGCCGACGGGCGGCTGGCGTTGCGCGACCAGCTCGCCCTGCTCGCCGCCGCACACGACGTCACCCCCGGGGAGCTGGCCGAGGCGGCCGGGCCGATCGTCGCGCACCTCGTCGAGCGCGGCTTCATCGAGCCGGTCACCGACTGA
- a CDS encoding S8 family serine peptidase: protein MSSPSQPFTWGRTRRRLTAAAAATGMVAAGLAAIQAPATAAGPSPAAPAATRDTHTVTLITGDVVTVTTSADGKATAEVDRPDDATGGVRFRQSGDDLYVLPDEALPLLDSDKLDRRLFNVTDLIEMGYDDAKTPTLPLIAAYTPAKARTAKPAPPRGAKLVRDLPSIQGAALSTEKKQARTLWSTLAPATATAPARALSGGVTKLWLDGRVTAALKESVPQVGAPAAWAAGYDGSGVRVAVLDTGVDPSHPDLVDQVDDKVSFVPGEDTSDVNGHGTHVASTIAGTGAASGGGNRGVAPGADLIVGKVLDNGGYGLDSWIIAGMQWAAESGADVVNMSLGDGSLTDGTDPMTAAVETLSARHGTLFVVASGNSGPQTIGSPGTAPSALTVGAVDKQDALAGFSSTGPLARTGALKPDLAAPGVGIVAARSQQAAGEGAYQGMDGTSMATPHVAGAAAILAQRHPDWTGQQLKDALMSSAKGLSDDYRPYQVGTGRLDVAAAVRGTVRATGSAFFGTFDWPHEPTDAPVTRSVTFTNSGTAAVTLDLALTGGGPFTLGASTVTVPAGGSADVAVTGDPRGDAHGELTGYLVGTDAATGTAVTRTALGLLKENERYDLKVKLVGRDGKPASATVVVNRAGEPNPGQYPVAGERTLRLPKGTYTVEAVLDVPGERSDRLGFALLVDPETVLDRGAEVVLDARRARLLDTAAPERTEDRQRKLDYTVGYADGSDFRAAYQLPIRYDDLYVLPTERVSTVSFTMAARWRKGEPMLSLRIPGRSPVDATVQPGSTITAGTETLRPVYAGTGAPEAYAGLDVKGRAVVVTRSDAVDPTARAAAAAAAGAKLLLVVNDGAGILNEWVGESAIPVATVHRDAGKQLIAATRGGPRKLTVTRVPYAGYVYDLARVWPGQVPDRSLAYHPRQRDLGRIDARYHAAVDSPGSGYRYDMVFSPSFGFPESESHPGTRTEWVTPDVVWHEVHDQGGWTDTAYLNTYAKGSTTRLDWFAPAVRPAFSRAFGVRNSRYGDYMTLNVQAWSPSDDVLEHGGNLEWGSVPTHLKLYQGDKLVDENTWSSDLQWTPVPAGTLPYRLVLDASRPADRWRLSTRTHTEWDFVSGSNTADNFVPFALLQLDYALETDLRGDVKAGTTQRISVKAGPQPGGTGTGTVTSVTLDVSYDDGATWRKVTLSKGAGDRWTGSLALPRQPGGFVSVRAGAKTDAGFGIRQELIRAYGLR from the coding sequence ATGTCATCCCCCTCACAGCCCTTCACCTGGGGTCGCACGAGACGGCGGCTCACCGCCGCCGCGGCGGCGACCGGAATGGTCGCGGCCGGCCTCGCCGCGATCCAGGCCCCGGCGACGGCGGCCGGCCCGTCGCCGGCCGCCCCCGCCGCCACCCGGGACACCCACACGGTCACCCTGATCACCGGCGACGTGGTCACGGTGACCACCTCCGCCGACGGCAAGGCCACCGCCGAGGTCGACCGGCCCGATGACGCCACCGGCGGCGTGCGCTTCCGCCAAAGCGGCGACGACCTGTACGTCCTGCCCGACGAGGCCCTGCCGCTGCTGGACAGCGACAAGCTCGACCGGCGGCTGTTCAACGTCACGGACCTCATCGAGATGGGGTACGACGACGCGAAGACCCCCACGCTGCCGCTGATCGCGGCGTACACCCCGGCGAAGGCCCGCACGGCGAAGCCGGCGCCACCGCGCGGCGCGAAGCTGGTCCGCGACCTGCCCAGCATCCAGGGCGCGGCGCTGTCCACCGAGAAGAAGCAGGCCCGCACCCTCTGGTCCACCCTCGCGCCCGCCACGGCGACGGCACCGGCCCGGGCCCTCAGCGGCGGGGTCACGAAGCTCTGGCTCGACGGCCGGGTGACGGCGGCGCTGAAGGAGAGCGTGCCCCAGGTCGGCGCGCCCGCCGCGTGGGCCGCCGGGTACGACGGCAGCGGGGTACGGGTCGCGGTGCTCGACACCGGGGTCGACCCCAGCCACCCCGACCTGGTCGACCAGGTCGACGACAAGGTCAGCTTCGTGCCGGGCGAGGACACCTCCGACGTCAACGGGCACGGCACCCACGTCGCCTCGACGATCGCCGGCACCGGCGCGGCCTCCGGCGGCGGCAACCGGGGCGTCGCCCCGGGCGCGGACCTGATCGTCGGCAAGGTGCTCGACAACGGCGGGTACGGCCTGGACTCCTGGATCATCGCCGGCATGCAGTGGGCGGCCGAGTCCGGGGCCGACGTGGTCAACATGAGCCTCGGCGACGGCTCGCTGACCGACGGCACCGACCCGATGACCGCCGCCGTGGAGACGCTCTCCGCGCGGCACGGCACGCTCTTCGTCGTCGCCTCCGGCAACTCCGGCCCGCAGACCATCGGGTCGCCCGGCACCGCGCCGAGCGCGCTGACGGTCGGCGCGGTCGACAAGCAGGACGCGCTGGCGGGCTTCTCCAGCACCGGCCCGCTGGCCCGCACCGGCGCGCTCAAGCCGGACCTCGCCGCACCCGGCGTCGGGATCGTCGCGGCCCGCTCGCAGCAGGCCGCCGGTGAGGGCGCGTACCAGGGCATGGACGGCACCTCGATGGCCACGCCGCACGTCGCCGGGGCCGCCGCGATCCTCGCCCAGCGGCACCCCGACTGGACCGGGCAGCAGCTCAAGGACGCGCTGATGAGCAGCGCCAAGGGGTTGTCCGACGACTACCGGCCGTACCAGGTCGGCACCGGCCGGCTGGACGTGGCGGCGGCGGTGCGCGGCACCGTACGCGCCACCGGCTCGGCGTTCTTCGGCACCTTCGACTGGCCGCACGAGCCGACCGACGCCCCGGTCACCCGGTCGGTCACCTTCACCAACTCCGGCACCGCCGCCGTGACCCTCGACCTCGCCCTGACCGGCGGCGGCCCGTTCACGCTGGGCGCCTCCACGGTGACCGTGCCGGCGGGCGGCAGCGCCGACGTCGCGGTCACCGGCGACCCGCGCGGCGACGCCCACGGCGAGCTGACCGGCTACCTGGTCGGCACCGACGCCGCCACCGGCACGGCGGTCACCCGTACCGCGCTGGGGCTGCTCAAGGAGAACGAGCGGTACGACCTGAAGGTCAAGCTGGTCGGCCGCGACGGCAAGCCGGCCAGCGCGACGGTCGTGGTGAACCGGGCCGGCGAGCCCAACCCCGGGCAGTACCCGGTCGCCGGCGAGCGGACGCTGCGCCTGCCGAAGGGGACCTACACGGTGGAGGCCGTGCTGGACGTTCCCGGCGAGCGGTCCGACCGGCTCGGCTTCGCCCTGCTGGTGGACCCGGAGACAGTGCTCGACCGCGGCGCCGAGGTGGTGCTGGACGCGCGCCGGGCACGGCTGCTCGACACCGCCGCACCGGAGCGGACCGAGGACCGGCAGCGCAAGCTGGACTACACCGTCGGGTACGCCGACGGCAGCGACTTCCGCGCGGCGTACCAGCTGCCGATCCGCTACGACGACCTGTACGTCCTGCCGACCGAGCGGGTCAGCACGGTGTCGTTCACCATGGCGGCGCGGTGGCGCAAGGGCGAGCCGATGCTGAGCCTGCGCATCCCCGGCCGGTCCCCGGTCGACGCCACGGTCCAGCCGGGCAGCACCATCACCGCCGGCACCGAGACGCTGCGACCCGTCTACGCGGGCACCGGCGCTCCGGAGGCGTACGCCGGTCTCGACGTCAAGGGCCGGGCCGTGGTGGTGACCCGCAGCGACGCGGTCGACCCGACCGCCCGGGCCGCCGCCGCGGCGGCCGCCGGGGCGAAGCTGCTGCTGGTCGTCAACGACGGCGCCGGCATCCTCAACGAGTGGGTCGGCGAGTCCGCCATCCCCGTCGCCACCGTGCACCGCGACGCCGGCAAGCAGCTGATCGCCGCGACCCGGGGCGGGCCGCGCAAGCTGACCGTCACCCGGGTCCCGTACGCCGGCTACGTCTACGACCTGGCCCGGGTCTGGCCCGGACAGGTGCCGGACCGGTCGCTCGCCTACCACCCCCGGCAGCGGGACCTGGGCCGGATTGACGCCCGCTACCACGCGGCCGTCGACTCCCCCGGCTCCGGCTACCGCTACGACATGGTCTTCAGCCCCTCGTTCGGCTTCCCGGAGAGCGAGTCGCACCCGGGCACCCGCACCGAGTGGGTCACGCCCGACGTGGTCTGGCACGAGGTGCACGACCAGGGCGGCTGGACCGACACGGCCTACCTCAACACGTACGCCAAGGGCAGCACGACCAGGCTGGACTGGTTCGCGCCGGCCGTCCGACCGGCCTTCAGCCGGGCGTTCGGGGTGCGCAACAGCCGCTACGGGGACTACATGACCCTGAACGTGCAGGCCTGGAGCCCGTCGGACGACGTGTTGGAGCACGGCGGCAACCTGGAGTGGGGCTCGGTGCCGACCCACCTCAAGCTCTACCAGGGCGACAAGCTGGTGGACGAGAACACCTGGAGCTCGGACCTGCAGTGGACGCCGGTGCCCGCCGGCACGCTGCCGTACCGCCTGGTGCTGGACGCCTCGCGGCCGGCCGACCGGTGGCGGCTGTCCACCCGCACGCACACCGAGTGGGACTTCGTCTCCGGCTCGAACACCGCCGACAACTTCGTCCCGTTCGCGCTGCTCCAGCTCGACTACGCGCTGGAGACCGACCTGCGCGGCGACGTGAAGGCGGGCACCACCCAGCGGATCAGCGTCAAGGCCGGGCCGCAGCCGGGCGGCACCGGCACCGGCACGGTCACGTCGGTCACGCTGGACGTCTCGTACGACGACGGCGCCACCTGGCGGAAGGTCACCCTGAGCAAGGGCGCGGGTGACCGCTGGACCGGCTCGCTCGCCCTGCCGAGGCAGCCGGGTGGCTTCGTGTCGGTGCGGGCCGGCGCCAAGACGGACGCCGGCTTCGGCATCCGGCAGGAACTCATCCGGGCGTACGGCCTGCGGTGA
- the sigB gene encoding RNA polymerase sigma factor SigB, whose product MALQMTEHRTRPAGTTEAASATDTLTDLDATDERGVSTDLVRAYLNGIGRTKLLTAAQEVDLAKRIEAGLFAEEKLATCTPVSAEFRADLGLIVAQGRAAKDHLLEANLRLVVSIAKRYTGRGMAFLDLIQEGNLGLIRAVEKFDYAKGYKFSTYATWWIRQAITRAMADQARTIRIPVHMVEQVNRMVRARRELSVSLGREPTVAEVARAMDIPEFQVIELISYDREPVSLDQAVGEDGESALGDFVAAVDPSAEPGDAAAQGELRNEVSIVLSTLSQREQAVIRLRFGLDDGRQRTLDEVGREFGLSRERIRQIEKVTLLKLRDPERAQRLEAYAC is encoded by the coding sequence ATGGCCCTGCAGATGACGGAGCACCGGACGCGCCCTGCCGGCACCACCGAGGCCGCGAGCGCCACCGACACCCTGACCGACCTCGACGCCACCGACGAGCGCGGCGTCTCCACGGACCTGGTCCGGGCATACCTGAACGGGATCGGCCGGACGAAGTTGCTGACCGCCGCCCAGGAGGTCGACCTCGCCAAGCGGATCGAGGCCGGGCTGTTCGCCGAGGAGAAACTCGCGACCTGCACCCCCGTCTCGGCGGAGTTCCGGGCCGACCTGGGGCTGATCGTCGCGCAGGGCCGCGCCGCGAAGGACCACCTGCTGGAGGCGAACCTGCGCCTGGTGGTCAGCATCGCCAAGCGGTACACCGGTCGCGGCATGGCGTTCCTCGACCTGATCCAGGAGGGCAACCTCGGCCTGATCCGCGCGGTCGAGAAGTTCGACTACGCCAAGGGCTACAAGTTCTCCACGTACGCCACCTGGTGGATCCGGCAGGCGATCACCCGGGCCATGGCCGACCAGGCCCGCACGATCCGCATCCCGGTGCACATGGTCGAGCAGGTCAACCGCATGGTCCGGGCCCGCCGCGAGCTCTCCGTCTCGCTGGGCCGCGAGCCCACCGTCGCCGAGGTCGCCCGGGCCATGGACATCCCGGAGTTCCAGGTCATCGAGCTGATCTCGTACGACCGGGAGCCGGTGAGCCTCGACCAGGCGGTCGGTGAGGACGGCGAGAGCGCGCTCGGCGACTTCGTCGCCGCCGTCGACCCGAGCGCCGAGCCGGGCGACGCCGCCGCGCAGGGCGAGCTGCGCAACGAGGTCAGCATCGTGCTGTCCACCCTGTCGCAGCGGGAGCAGGCCGTGATCCGGCTCCGCTTCGGCCTCGACGACGGCCGGCAGCGCACCCTCGACGAGGTCGGCCGGGAGTTCGGCCTGTCCCGGGAGCGGATCCGGCAGATCGAGAAGGTGACCCTGCTGAAGCTGCGTGACCCGGAGCGGGCGCAGCGCCTGGAGGCGTACGCCTGCTGA
- a CDS encoding sporulation protein has translation MVFKRLMQAMGVGGPSVETVLTNPNCRPGGQLEGVIHVAGGDHLVDVSYVALGLVTRVEVESGDNDYETTQEFHRQAATGAFQLAPGQRHDIPFRFAVPWETPLTELYGQHLHGMTMGLRTELEVARAVDKGDLDAVAVHPLPSQQKILEAFLRLGFRFARADVERGHIYGVRQTLPFYQEIEFYPAPQYAGAINQLEVTLVTDPQQIQVVLELDKRGGLFTEGRDAFGRFTVDHATAERTDFTPQLDGWIRQSLQRRGLFS, from the coding sequence GTGGTCTTCAAGCGGCTCATGCAGGCGATGGGTGTGGGTGGCCCGTCCGTGGAAACCGTGCTGACGAATCCGAACTGCCGCCCCGGCGGCCAGCTGGAGGGCGTCATCCACGTGGCTGGCGGCGACCACCTCGTCGACGTGTCGTACGTCGCCCTGGGCCTGGTCACCCGGGTCGAGGTCGAGAGCGGCGACAACGACTACGAGACCACGCAGGAGTTCCACCGGCAGGCCGCGACGGGCGCCTTCCAGCTCGCCCCGGGGCAGCGCCACGACATCCCGTTCCGCTTCGCCGTGCCGTGGGAGACGCCGCTCACCGAGCTGTACGGGCAGCACCTGCACGGCATGACGATGGGGCTGCGTACGGAGCTGGAGGTGGCCCGCGCGGTGGACAAGGGCGACCTGGACGCGGTGGCGGTGCACCCGCTGCCGTCCCAGCAGAAGATCCTGGAGGCGTTCCTGCGGCTGGGCTTCCGGTTCGCCCGGGCCGACGTGGAGCGGGGCCACATCTACGGCGTACGGCAGACCCTGCCCTTCTACCAGGAGATCGAGTTCTACCCGGCGCCGCAGTACGCCGGGGCGATCAACCAGCTGGAGGTCACCCTCGTCACCGACCCGCAGCAGATCCAGGTGGTGCTGGAGCTGGACAAGCGCGGCGGTCTGTTCACCGAGGGCCGGGACGCCTTCGGCCGCTTCACCGTCGACCACGCCACCGCCGAACGCACCGACTTCACCCCCCAGCTCGACGGCTGGATCCGTCAGTCGCTGCAACGCCGCGGCCTCTTCTCCTGA